Genomic DNA from Thiosocius teredinicola:
GACCCCTTTGCTGCCGAAAAGATCATGTCGTTGTTTATCGAACTCGCAGAAGAAAGAAACATTACCGTCGTTGTCGCCAGCCACGCATGGCGACACATCAAACGCCTGGGCCTGCGACGCCTGGCGCACCACACCCATCGCTCCAAGGACGGCTCGACCACCGAGACCGTCGTTAACGGCTGATTCCGATGCGTTTGGCTAAAACCCTGCGTCTGGCGACGCGTGATTACGCCCATGAGTGGCAGATGTCCGGCTGTTTCGTGCTCGCGTTGGCCGCGGTGCTCGGTCCGATGCTCGTGTTGTTCGGCCTGAAATTCGGCATCGTCGGCGGGATGCTGGATCAACTGGTGCAGAATCCGGAAAACCGCGAGATCAAACCTGTCAGCAGCAGCCGCTTCAGCGTGGCCTGGTTCGACGAAATGCGACAGCGCGACGACGTCGCCTTCGTGGTACCGCGCACGCGCAGTATCGCTGCCACCGTTGAGCTGAGCAGCGAAAACGCCGGCCGCATCATCCGCACCGAGTTGATCCCGTCCGGAGAAGGCGATCCCTTGCTGCCGATGGGGATGGCGCCACCGAGCGGCATGAACGAACTGATCCTGTCGCAATCGGCGGCGGAGAAGCTGAAGGTGGAAGCAGGCGATAGAGTCAGCGGCAGCGTGGTGCGGCAATTCCGTGGCCGCAAGGAGCGCCAGCATATCGAGCTGACGGTCACGGCCGTTGCGCCACCCATTGCGTTTGCACGCGATGGGGCGTTTGCCGACGTGCGTCTCGTGGAGGCATTCGAAGATTTCCGTGACGGTCGCGCGGTAGAGGAGTTCGGCTGGCAGGGCACCCGCAGCGAGGCGGCCCGCGACTACCCTGGTTTTCGGCTGTACGCCGAATCGATCTACGACGTCGATGCGCTCAAGGCCAATCTGACAGCGTTGGGCGCCGATGTACGCACCAAGGCCGCCGATATCGAGCTGGTGATCCGCATGGACAACAATCTCACGGGCATCTATTGGG
This window encodes:
- a CDS encoding ABC transporter permease, with protein sequence MRLAKTLRLATRDYAHEWQMSGCFVLALAAVLGPMLVLFGLKFGIVGGMLDQLVQNPENREIKPVSSSRFSVAWFDEMRQRDDVAFVVPRTRSIAATVELSSENAGRIIRTELIPSGEGDPLLPMGMAPPSGMNELILSQSAAEKLKVEAGDRVSGSVVRQFRGRKERQHIELTVTAVAPPIAFARDGAFADVRLVEAFEDFRDGRAVEEFGWQGTRSEAARDYPGFRLYAESIYDVDALKANLTALGADVRTKAADIELVIRMDNNLTGIYWAIAVIGLVGFSLSLGASLWANVDRKRKELSVLRLVGFRTGDIVWFPVTQAFYTGLLGWALAIAIYFAASFSINQMLSDQLAQGQEVCILLPQHFLLALVLTTGAAMLAAALAGVRSAQIEPAEGLREI